One Cumulibacter soli genomic window, GTGGTGTAGGTGGTCGGGAGCATTCCGGCGGCCGGGGAAGCCCACAGAATGTCGATGTCCTGCCATTGCGGGCTGTTGAGTCCCTCGATGCCCATGGTGAGCAACGTGTTCCACTCGACCGGCATGAGCTCGACGTCGACGCCGATATCGGCGAACTGCTGTTGGAGCGACTGCATCATCTCCGGCGGGTACATGTTGCCCGAACCGCCTTGTGGGTAGGCGAACACGAGGGGCTTGAGACCCTCGCCGCCGGGATAGCCCGCCTCAGCGAGCAGTTGCTCCGCCTTTGCCTTGTCGTAGCCGTAGCCTGGATTGTCCGGGACGAAGTCGGGGTGACCTTCATACACGTACTGCGATGCCGGGAAGCCAGCATCGTTGATGATCGCGGCGGTCGCCTCACGGTCGAGCGCGTAGTTCAACGCCTGACGCAGTTCGACGTTGTCCTTGAACGGCGCCCGGAACTCGTTGAACCGCGGCGAGATCGAATGCGGGTACTTCGCGAGAATGACGTTGGCGCCGCTGTCCTGCAGTTGTTGGATGGCGTCCGGGGCCGGCGCGTCGGCCCAGTTGACCTCGCCCGACTCGAACATCGAGAGCCGAGTGGCAGCCTCCGGGGCCGGGTAGAGGTAGATCTCCTCCAGCTTCGCCGGGCCATGCCAGTAGTCATCGTTGCGAACGAGCAAGGCGTGGTCGCCCGGTACGAGTTCCTCCAACGTGAACGGCCCCGTGCCGACGGGAGCCTTCGCGAAGTCTGCCCAGGTGCCGCCGCCATCGATGACCGCTTTGACGGCCGTCGGCGACGGAATGAACCAGGACAGTGCGTCGTAATTGAGCAGGCCGTACGGCATCGTGGTCTCAACGGTCACCGTGTAGTCGTCGACCTTCTTGTACCCGCCGGCCTTCACGTACTTGAATACGGCGGACCCGCGCGATGCCACGTCCGCATCGAAGTACTTGCCGTCAGGATCACCCTTGACCGTGTCCAGTTTGAAGATCACGGCATCAGCGTTGAACGGCGTTCCGTCGGTGAATTCAACGTCCTCGCGCAGTTTGAACGTCCAGACCGTACCGTCTTCGTTCGGCTCGACCGACTCGGCGAGGCTCGGCTGCGGCGTCGGCAGTTCCGTATCCTGGTCGAGGTTCAGGCGAGTGAGACCGTCGTAGAGGTTGTTCGAGACGAAGCGGAAGCCCTCGTAGCCGTTGTCCGGGTATGTGCCGGTGAATGGGATATCCGAGGCGGTCATCGCGATCTTCAGCACGCCGGGATCGCTCGATCCGCCACTGCCGGATGCGCCGCAGGCCGTCAGGGACATGCCCGCGACCAGTAGGCCTGCGACGAAGGTGACCGCCTTGCGCATGGACAATTTCATTGTTTGCTCTCCTTTAACGGACTGGTCGAACGTGCTAGTCGGTGGGCTGGCCGGGGGCGAAGACGCAGCGGCTCCAGTGGCCGTCGTCCTGGTGTTGCGCCTGCGGATATCCGGACCAGCAAGAGGCGCTCGCATATCGGCATCGAGGGGCGAACGCGCAGCCTGGTGGGATGCGCTGCAGCGACGGCGGCATCCCACCGATAGCCATCGGGCGGTCCGGCTGGCCGGCGCGAACGTTGGCTTCGATCAGCCCCTCGGTGTACGGATGCGCCGGTGAGTTGAGAACCTGCTCGGCGGTACCGAATTCGACGAAGCGCCCCGCGTACATGACCGCCACGTCGTCGGCGAGTTCCGCCGCGACACCCAAGTCGTGAGTTACCACCACGATGCTCATCTGGTTCTCGATCTGCAGCTGGCGGAACAACCGGATGATGCGGGCCTGAACGGTCACGTCG contains:
- a CDS encoding ABC transporter substrate-binding protein, which gives rise to MKLSMRKAVTFVAGLLVAGMSLTACGASGSGGSSDPGVLKIAMTASDIPFTGTYPDNGYEGFRFVSNNLYDGLTRLNLDQDTELPTPQPSLAESVEPNEDGTVWTFKLREDVEFTDGTPFNADAVIFKLDTVKGDPDGKYFDADVASRGSAVFKYVKAGGYKKVDDYTVTVETTMPYGLLNYDALSWFIPSPTAVKAVIDGGGTWADFAKAPVGTGPFTLEELVPGDHALLVRNDDYWHGPAKLEEIYLYPAPEAATRLSMFESGEVNWADAPAPDAIQQLQDSGANVILAKYPHSISPRFNEFRAPFKDNVELRQALNYALDREATAAIINDAGFPASQYVYEGHPDFVPDNPGYGYDKAKAEQLLAEAGYPGGEGLKPLVFAYPQGGSGNMYPPEMMQSLQQQFADIGVDVELMPVEWNTLLTMGIEGLNSPQWQDIDILWASPAAGMLPTTYTTTVMCERVPGTPNAAGMCNPEIDELWDKGLATTDIEQTHEYFRQGLDIALDEADFLYWMHDLNLRVLAPEVKGFIPVLSWWTDFTLISVED